TGCGGCATTAAGCCATTTCCATGATCTTAAAGAGACAATAAGCTCATTGTCAGGATTTGCTGGAGCTGGAGGTTCGACCTTTTCCAAGGTTAGATTCATGTTATTGGCATAGGAATAGAGAGCGGCCGCAACTGCTGGTAGTGGAGCAACAAGGAGTGCAAATGCAATCATATATACACCAACTGATACAAATTTGCTGGTGGATACCATAAGGTATAGAAAGAATGACTGATGGAACTTCTCCAGGAGGTTGTTTACTGACCGTACAACTCCTTCAATTAACCTGCACAACCAACTACAAAGTCCTTAGCCAAATCAAAAGGAACAGGAAAATTTCGTTTCCAGCATGCAGAATTACCAATAAGCTGGGCGATAATTCACTTGAATGAATTTAACACGTATATtctattcattaaaaaaaaaactatcagtCAATCAAAATTCGTTTTCGCAAAGAAAAAGTATTCTCTTATCCCCAgtaaaattatttacaaattaGAATTTAAACATGGAAGATTGACAAAGCAACACGaagataaaaatggaaaaaaataatgtatGATAAGAAAAGGGTAGAAAAGTAATATTTGATGTTGACCTAACCCCATTCAAGAAACCATTGGTTTTAAACATTTATTCATGTAGTGAGCcattaaaagtttagaggtgAGAGGACACGTTATAAAATCCTTGAGGCAAAAATGAGCACTGACCGGCCACCTCGCAGTATGAATTCATCACGCCTGACCTTGACAGCAGAAGAAAATTTGGGGGACATCTCCACAGTAATTGCATCAATTTGGTAATCTCGAAAAGCCCCATGGGAACCAGTAGGAATACCCACAGCCTAATGGCAAGAAGAACATGGATAATTTAAGGGAAAATAATCTCAATTATTAACATAAATGAAAACAACCTTCCTCATTTCATTAAATGAAATCATAAACAACAGTCTCCTAGAAAATGAACCGGAAGTGTAAACCACCTGGTAGTACAACGAACTTGCAAGTGTGGCCGTGCCATCAACATAGTCAGAAGCTGGCATGCCAAATTTCCACTCAGAGTTCAAGCTTCTGATAATCTTTCCTATTGACTCAAAAACTTCGCCCAAAACCTTGAGCCATTTGCAATCTAGTAGAGGCCAAAATTTCTCAATCTTAATCCGAAAACCTTGCCTATGTACTGCTAGATAATTCACAATATTGATGAGGTCCAGGTTCGGCATCTGACCGTTAGACGCTTCAGCATAGACACTGAGACTATCCTCAAAGTGTTCGCTTCTATTTGAAACCTTAATAACAAGGGCTGCAGCCATCGTTCCAGCACGTTTAAAATCATCTAGATTTATTTTTTCTGTCGCATGGTTTGCTTCAACTTCATAAAGGACATTTGTTTCAGTACAAGCATCTGTGTCAATCACGCTGGATCGACCAAATACAGGAGCGTGATAGTCTCTAAGCCAAGCTGAAACTGCATCATATTCCCCATATCGTGAATCCGCGACGAGCCATACAATGTCTTTGGCCAACCAAGTTACTTGTGTAAGCAAAGAAAATATTGAATAAGCAATGCCAAGGGACAAAGTATCATGAAGACTGGTCTTAACAGGATTGTAAGGTGTCACCAAAACAATGGCTTCCTTTCCATCTGCTTGTGGTGCTCTTATTATGCCAACAGTGTTAATACCCTGTGTCATGCAGCTAACATTGCCCCGAACGATCCCTGAATCAGGGCTAGAGAAAAAGTGCAGTGGATGGAACTGGCTAGATTGCGGGTGGAACCTGTGGTAATTAACATCTGCTCCCaattttgatatatattgtgCTAAAATCTGCTGGCTTCCACTGAAAAATGAACAGAAAATCAAATTAGTTTATCATTAGGTGAGTAGAAAAATAGACTTGGAGTGGTAACAGAGggaagggaaagaagaagataatgctTATGCAAATGTGAAAAAGACGCTGTTGATAAGTTCTACGGGAAGATAACTAAATAACTATGAAGGACACTGGAATATAAGTAGTGAAAAAAATTACATGCAGTTTAGTTTATCACCTCTATGCACCCATACCTCTCTTGACAAACGTAATAACATGCCAATCCACATGCACAGACAACATGGTCAAATAAAATGAAACTAGCGCAGACATCACACATATCAGAGAACAATACCATATACCACTTTTCTGGCGAAATCattcatttgatatatttaGAGCGTATgagaattttaaaactatttttttaatacctTTCCAGGCAAGGACTGTTCCCAGCTTGCCTGTTTCTCCTAACCTCTTAAGCTTGTAAATGTAGGACGCTAATATTGAAGTCATTCAGAACTTCATATTGAAAGCCAAAGTTAGacaacatatttaaatatttagctTCTGGCCCGCTGTTTTTGTCTTGGGAAGGAGGAAGGGTGAACTTGACGGACGATAGGGTCTGCCGTTATCACATTATTGTGGGGCCACTTCTCTTTCTTATCCGGTGGTAAGCGTGGCCAGCTCTTCAAGCCAGATGAGTCCTCTTTCTTTGGTATCTCTTCC
This DNA window, taken from Benincasa hispida cultivar B227 chromosome 6, ASM972705v1, whole genome shotgun sequence, encodes the following:
- the LOC120080576 gene encoding glycosylphosphatidylinositol anchor attachment 1 protein isoform X1; translation: MAETEKPKTKARPIVRLGIFLISHSIFFSVICFSAGVLALLLLPMFSMNTYISENALMPGSANTMLSGWEVSEANNLVKDLKGLNSKPGSAIFGSQQILAQYISKLGADVNYHRFHPQSSQFHPLHFFSSPDSGIVRGNVSCMTQGINTVGIIRAPQADGKEAIVLVTPYNPVKTSLHDTLSLGIAYSIFSLLTQVTWLAKDIVWLVADSRYGEYDAVSAWLRDYHAPVFGRSSVIDTDACTETNVLYEVEANHATEKINLDDFKRAGTMAAALVIKVSNRSEHFEDSLSVYAEASNGQMPNLDLINIVNYLAVHRQGFRIKIEKFWPLLDCKWLKVLGEVFESIGKIIRSLNSEWKFGMPASDYVDGTATLASSLYYQAVGIPTGSHGAFRDYQIDAITVEMSPKFSSAVKVRRDEFILRGGRLIEGVVRSVNNLLEKFHQSFFLYLMVSTSKFVSVGVYMIAFALLVAPLPAVAAALYSYANNMNLTLEKVEPPAPANPDNELIVSLRSWKWLNAAKRVFVVHLWGAVVSLLPYFICQIPGYSPTANSIIWALLSLLALLILSVILGSPLGSTKSYEQRIQEWAFLKAMTTSTAFISLCLMSVINFATAELGAFLVVSMCLLAHPLKLDLMAGSFKALSRAACNIVLGFIAFPPVTFFLFKAALQGFDNLHIGDFWNWMETLWAWNSATFLYLGMVHLPCWVLCTQILLHPC
- the LOC120080576 gene encoding glycosylphosphatidylinositol anchor attachment 1 protein isoform X2 — protein: MFSMNTYISENALMPGSANTMLSGWEVSEANNLVKDLKGLNSKPGSAIFGSQQILAQYISKLGADVNYHRFHPQSSQFHPLHFFSSPDSGIVRGNVSCMTQGINTVGIIRAPQADGKEAIVLVTPYNPVKTSLHDTLSLGIAYSIFSLLTQVTWLAKDIVWLVADSRYGEYDAVSAWLRDYHAPVFGRSSVIDTDACTETNVLYEVEANHATEKINLDDFKRAGTMAAALVIKVSNRSEHFEDSLSVYAEASNGQMPNLDLINIVNYLAVHRQGFRIKIEKFWPLLDCKWLKVLGEVFESIGKIIRSLNSEWKFGMPASDYVDGTATLASSLYYQAVGIPTGSHGAFRDYQIDAITVEMSPKFSSAVKVRRDEFILRGGRLIEGVVRSVNNLLEKFHQSFFLYLMVSTSKFVSVGVYMIAFALLVAPLPAVAAALYSYANNMNLTLEKVEPPAPANPDNELIVSLRSWKWLNAAKRVFVVHLWGAVVSLLPYFICQIPGYSPTANSIIWALLSLLALLILSVILGSPLGSTKSYEQRIQEWAFLKAMTTSTAFISLCLMSVINFATAELGAFLVVSMCLLAHPLKLDLMAGSFKALSRAACNIVLGFIAFPPVTFFLFKAALQGFDNLHIGDFWNWMETLWAWNSATFLYLGMVHLPCWVLCTQILLHPC
- the LOC120080576 gene encoding glycosylphosphatidylinositol anchor attachment 1 protein isoform X3 — its product is MTQGINTVGIIRAPQADGKEAIVLVTPYNPVKTSLHDTLSLGIAYSIFSLLTQVTWLAKDIVWLVADSRYGEYDAVSAWLRDYHAPVFGRSSVIDTDACTETNVLYEVEANHATEKINLDDFKRAGTMAAALVIKVSNRSEHFEDSLSVYAEASNGQMPNLDLINIVNYLAVHRQGFRIKIEKFWPLLDCKWLKVLGEVFESIGKIIRSLNSEWKFGMPASDYVDGTATLASSLYYQAVGIPTGSHGAFRDYQIDAITVEMSPKFSSAVKVRRDEFILRGGRLIEGVVRSVNNLLEKFHQSFFLYLMVSTSKFVSVGVYMIAFALLVAPLPAVAAALYSYANNMNLTLEKVEPPAPANPDNELIVSLRSWKWLNAAKRVFVVHLWGAVVSLLPYFICQIPGYSPTANSIIWALLSLLALLILSVILGSPLGSTKSYEQRIQEWAFLKAMTTSTAFISLCLMSVINFATAELGAFLVVSMCLLAHPLKLDLMAGSFKALSRAACNIVLGFIAFPPVTFFLFKAALQGFDNLHIGDFWNWMETLWAWNSATFLYLGMVHLPCWVLCTQILLHPC